A region from the Rhinoderma darwinii isolate aRhiDar2 chromosome 2, aRhiDar2.hap1, whole genome shotgun sequence genome encodes:
- the LOC142743328 gene encoding E3 SUMO-protein ligase ZBED1-like encodes MEVKSSEVVQSELKLVAHPRAKSKVWKYFGFDTDAEGCIMTWKKIYCRICMAQITYSGNTSNLSYHLEKNHPEEFCEFVKSNTEQMREAFAAAFSKLKPETSQQVVQETLIMKSSHTFDKKQLEVSSAVVNLICDGMFPASILDEPTFKSLLKTLDPRYELPSRKYICSRVLPEKYHTVRDAIQKELVDVLWCGISTDMWKSESQNRSYVTLFAHFLATSASNSFTIGSRCLKTLEVPEENQAEAITRVLYETFIEWGISTKVFGATTDCSKNIVKACSLLDIPIDMPCVGQTFNKGIQQAFQLPKLSGLLSRCRKLVEYFQQSTVAMYMLCEKQKQQNTASCMLISDRVSWWGSTLVMLQRLKVQQFTIAGVLVEDSNNHHLMLEASEWNTIEGLVDLLQPFKQVAEMLSMSKYPTISMVKPLLHMLLNTSLNIKDTDQKEISMAKEVIAKTLTTTYQHTPDIDMFLNVATFLDPRYKRLPFLSAFERSQVENRVIEEAKTLLDRSKEMSRTEDKVFTIPEEPPMKKMSMSSTSPPSSSINNMLAEIFCQSGPSEDHEECHAQVVEELSNFKSQKVLGLNEDPLKWWSDRLALFPLLPMVLQKYWCIAPTRVLPERLFNSSMNVVNAKRNRLAPAHVDEQVFLYENARNSFEAEPEDDDEGDWGLQQEQFFNFNESVGNSFFSIRDSGFI; translated from the coding sequence ATGGAAGTTAAAAGCAGTGAAGTTGTACAGTCTGAGCTTAAACTTGTTGCACATCCTAGAGCAAAGAGTAAAGTATGGAAGTATTTTGGATTTGACACAGATGCTGAGGGATGTATCATGACGTGGAAGAAGATCTATTGCCGCATTtgtatggctcaaattacgtattCTGGGAATACTTCCAATCTGTCCTATCACCTTGAGAAGAATCACCCAGAAGAGTTCTGTGAATTTGTGAAAAGTAACACTGAGCAAATGAGAGAGGCGTTTGCCGCTGCTTTCTCAAAGTTGAAACCAGAAACATCCCAACAAGTTGTTCAGGAAACTTTAATAATGAAGAGCAGCCATACTTTTGACAAGAAACAACTTGAAGTATCATCTGCTGTAGTTAATCTAATATGTGACGGTATGTTTCCTGCTTCCATATTGGATGAGCCTACATTTAAATCTCTTCTGAAAACTCTGGATCCAAGGTATGAACTTCCTAGCCGGAAATACATTTGCAGCAGGGTGTTGCCGGAGAAATATCACACTGTTAGAGATGCTATACAAAAAGAGTTGGTGGATGTTTTGTGGTGTGGCATTTCCACCGATATGTGGAAAAGTGAAAGCCAGAATAGGTCATATGTGACCCTTTTTGCCCACTTTTTGGCTACTTCTGCTTCAAATTCTTTTACCATAGGCTCCCGGTGTTTAAAAACGCTTGAAGTACCTGAGGAAAACCAAGCTGAAGCGATTACTAGAGTATTGTATGAAACATTTATTGAGTGGGGGATTAGCACAAAAGTTTTTGGCGCTACCACTGACTGTAGTAAAAACATTGTTAAGGCATGCTCTCTGCTGGATATTCCTATAGACATGCCTTGTGTGGGTCAAACATTTAATAAGGGCATACAGCAAGCTTTTCAACTCCCAAAGCTCTCTGGACTTCTTTCAAGGTGTAGAAAGTTGGTGGAATATTTTCAACAATCAACAGTTGCAATGTACATGCTTTGTGAGAAACAAAAACAGCAAAACACAGCTTCTTGTATGCTCATAAGTGATCGTGTTTCGTGGTGGGGCAGCACACTTGTAATGTTACAGCGCCTTAAGGTTCAGCAGTTTACCATAGCAGGTGTTTTGGTTGAGGATAGTAATAACCATCATCTTATGCTGGAAGCCAGTGAGTGGAATACAATTGAAGGCCTTGTGGACCTCCTGCAACCTTTTAAACAAGTGGCAGAAATGTTGTCCATGTCAAAATATCCCACTATAAGTATGGTAAAACCTCTTCTACACATGCTACTTAACACATCTTTGAATATCAAAGACACAGACCAGAAAGAAATCAGCATGGCCAAGGAAGTAATTGCCAAAACTTTAACAACTACATATCAGCACACGCCAGATATAGACATGTTCTTGAATGTTGCAACGTTTTTGGATCCCAGGTACAAAAGACTTCCGTTCCTATCTGCATTTGAACGTTCCCAGGTTGAAAATCGTGTTATTGAGGAAGCAAAGACTCTCCTGGACAGAAGCAAGGAAATGTCAAGAACTGAGGATAAAGTATTTACAATTCCAGAAGAACCCCCAATGAAGAAAATGTCTATGTCATCGACTTCTCCTCCTTCAAGCAGCATCAACAATATGCTAGCTGAAATATTCTGCCAGTCTGGACCTTCAGAAGACCACGAAGAATGTCATGCGCAAGTTGTTGAGGAGCTGAGCAATTTTAAATCTCAAAAAGTTCTAGGACTAAATGAGGATCCACTAAAATGGTGGTCTGATCGTTTGGCATTATTTCCTCTTCTACCAATGGTTCTCCAAAAATATTGGTGCATTGCTCCCACAAGAGTCCTCCCTGAACGTCTCTTTAATTCATCAATGAATGTTGTAAATGCAAAGAGAAACAGATTAGCTCCTGCTCATGTGGATGAACAGGTTTTTTTGTATGAAAATGCCCGAAATTCCTTTGAAGCGGAGCCAGAAGATGATGATGAAGGAGATTGGGGCTTGCAACAAGAACAGTTTTTCAATTTTAATGAATCAGTAGGCAATAGTTTCTTCTCAATTAGGGATAGTGGGTTCATTTAA